The DNA sequence TGGCGGTCAGCATTTCGTCGTCGGCATGCAGGGCGGCGACGCCGAGCGCGGCATTTACCTCATCCACGCTGCCATAGGAGGCGACCCGCGGGTGCCATTTGTCCACCTGTTCGCCGGTCGACAGGCGGGTTTGGCCCTTGTCGCCGGTGCGAGTGTAGATCTTGTCGAGTTTGACCATGGGGTCTCCTCAGGAAGTCAGAAGTGAATGGCCCCGGCCATGAAGCCGATCAGCACCAGAAGGGCGATCGCGATGGCCTGGATGAAAACACGCAGCCGCATCAGCTTGTTGGAGCGGCTTGGCTGGTTCTCGTCGGTGCGCGCCAGATTGGCGATGCCGAGGCCAAGCACGACCAGCAGAGCAGCCAGCGTGCCGTAGAGGAGAATGGTAACGAACAATTGCATTATATGTCGCCTTTCCGGCCTTATATCTCTTCTAGCATAGACTGGCGACCGGGCGGCGACAGGCGCGAAAGCGTCGCGCCCCGCCTGCGTAAGGTCAGCCGCCCGATTCCAGCCGGGCCGCCAGGGCCTCGATCCGGTCGGAGACGGCCGCCATGGCGTCGGCGGCTTTCTGTTCGGCGGCAGGGGAGGCGCCATCGGTGCGCCGGGCGGAATCCAGTTCGTCGAGCAGGGCGAGCGCGGTGATCAGCAACAGGCGGTCTTCACCGATATCGCCCACGGCGCTGGCAATATGTTTCACCCGGGCGTCCAGCTGCTGAGACAGCGCGACAATCCGCGCTTCCTGGCCGGGGGCACAGGCGATGGAATAGTTCCGGCCGCGCAGGATGATATCGGCCTTGGCCATGGCTCAGCTCTCCTTGCCGAGTGCAGCGCGGACTTCTTCGATCGCGGCCCCAAGGGCGGCGCTTGCTTCGTCTGCCAGGCCCTGCAATTCGGTCTCCCGGGCAAGGGAGGCATCGAGTTCCTCAGCCAGTCTTTCCCGGTCGGAGACAAGGGCGGCCATCTCTGCGGCGACCACGTCGGGATCGCCTGCACGGGCCAGCAAGCCGTCGACGGCTCCCTCCAGGCGCCGGATGGCCGCATCGAGGCGGCGTGATTCGCGGTCGATGTCGCTCATGTTTCCAAGGCTTAAACACAATACGCAGCTACGCCAAGCGGCTTGACGTAGCTGCGGGAGTCTGGCCTAGCACACTTCCGGAGCGACTGAGGGAGATCAGCAGAATGGCTGTAACCAACCGGGACATGGCAAATGCCGTTCGTGCCCTATCCATGGATGCGGTGGAAGCCGCGAAATCGGGCCATGTCGGCCTGCCGCTGGGCATGGCGGATGCAGCCACTGTGCTGTTCCGCAAATTCCTGAAATTTGACCCGGCTGACCCCAATTGGGCAGACCGCGACCGGTTCGTCCTGTCGGCGGGCCATGGTTCGATGCTGATCTATTCGTTGCTGCACCTGACGGGCTACAAGTCTGTCTCGCGCGACGATATCCGCAATTTCCGCCAGCTGGGCGCGAAGACGCCGGGCCACCCGGAAAACTTCGTCACGCCGGGTGTAGAGACCACCACCGGCCCGCTGGGGCAGGGCATCGCCACGGCGGTCGGCATGGCCATGGCAGAGCGTCACCTCAACGCGCGCTTCGGTGATGACCTCGTCGATCACCATACTTATGTCATCGCGGGCGATGGCTGCCTGATGGAAGGCATCAGCCAGGAAGCGATCACGCTGGCCGGGCATCTGAAGCTGAACAAGCTGATTGTCCTGTTCGACGACAACTCCGTCACCATCGATGGCGGTACGGATATGTCCGACAACACAGACCAGTGCGCCCGCTTCGAAGCCTCCGGCTGGATCACGAAGAAGGTGGACGGCCATGATGAGAAATCCGTCGAGGCCGCGCTGACCTGGGCGAAGAAGCAGAAAAAGCCGGTCATGCTCGCCGTGAAGACGATCATCGGCTATGGCGCCCCGAAAATCGCCGGCACCGGCAAGGCCCATGGCGGCCCGTATGGCGCTGAAGAGATCGCCGGCATCCGCGAGAACATCGGCTGGAAGTACCCGCCCTTCGAAGTGCCAGCCGCCATCGAGAAGGCCTGGGCGAAAGCCGGGGAGCGCTCGAAGAAGGCGCACGAGGCCTGGAACAAGCGCCTCGCCGGGTCTGAGCACAAAGGCGAATTCAACGCCGCCATGGCCGGTCGCCTGCCGAAGAACATCGCCAAGGCGATCATCAAGCACAAGAAGGCTGTCGTCGCGGGCGGTGAGAAGAAAGCCACCCGCCAGTGGAGCGGTGCAGCCCTGGAAGTGCTGACGCATCTGGTGCCGGAAATGATCGGCGGGTCGGCTGACCTGACGGGCTCCAACAACACCAAGACCAGCCACACAGAGCCGATGACGCCGAAGAACTGGGGCGGGCGCTATGTCCACTATGGCGTGCGCGAGCATGGTATGGCCGCCGCGATGAACGGCATGGCGCTGCATGGCGGTATCCTGCCTTATTCCGGCACGTTCCTCGTCTTTGCAGACTATTCGCGCGGCGCGATCCGCCTTGGCGCCCTGATGGGCACGCGCGTTGTGCATGTCATGACGCACGATTCCATCGGCCTTGGCGAAGATGGCCCGACCCACCAGCCGGTGGAACATGTCGCCAGCCTGCGTGCCATGCCGAACATGCTGGTCTTCCGCCCGGCAGATGGTGTGGAAACCGCTGAGTGCTGGGAACTCGCCATCGCGAACGAGACCGGCCCGTCGACCATGGCGCTGACCCGTCAGGGCCTCGCCCCGGCGCGGACGACGCATACGGACGACAACCTCTCCGCCAAGGGCGCTTATGTGCTGTCCGACTGCAAGGGCAAGGCGCAGGCCACCATCCTGGCCACAGGTTCTGAAGTCGAGATCGCGCTGGCCGCGCAGGAGATGCTGGCCGAAGACGGCATCGCCGCGCGCGTCGTGTCGTGCCCATGCCTTGAGCTGTTCGAACAGCAGCATGGCAATTACCGCAAATCCGTTCTCGGCAGCGCGCCGCGTGTGGCCGTCGAAGCGGGTGTCCGCTTCGGCTGGGACCGCTGGATCGGTGAAGATGGCGGCTTTGTCGGCATGAACAGCTTCGGTGCCTCGGCCCCGTACACCGATCTCTACAAGAAGTTCGGTATCACGGCGCAGGCGGTTGTGGCCGAAGTGAAGAAGCGCATCGCTTAAACAGCGTCAGCGGCCGGTATAATTCGCCCTCGGACGAATGAGCCGGCCGCTTGCCTGTTGCTCGATCGCATGCGCGATCCAGCCGGCCATGCGCCCGCTGGCAAAGATCAGGAAGGGCGCATCCTCCGGCAGGGAGAGATGCACCGACAGCGCCGCAAGCGCCATATCCACATTCGCCGCTTCGCCGCTGGCGGCCTCCGCTGCCTTGATGGCGCGCTTCAGGGGCGGGGCAGGTTTCATCCACCGGATCAGCGCCGCGGCCCTTGGGTCGCCCGCCGGGTAGAGCGCGTGACCGACGGCCGGAATATGTTCGCCCCTCGCGGCCAGGCCTGCCAGCGCCGCCTTCGGCCCGTCCTCCATTGCCCGTTTGAGATAGGCGAGCGCCCGCGCGGAGGCCTCCCCATGCAACGGGCCGGTCAGCGTGGCGCAGCCTGCCAGCGCCGAAGCCGCCAGCGGTGCCCCGGTGGAGGCAGCCACCCGCGCGGCAAAGGTCGACGGGTTCAGCTCATGATCCGCCACCAGAACCAGCGCCCGGCGCAGCAGATCCGTCCCGCCGGGGGAGAGGCCCCAGTGACGTCCCAGCCGCTGGTGATAGAAGCCGCGCCCGCCGCTGCCCGTCACGGCCGAGCAACCCCCCGCCAGCAATTGCGCGCCGTCTTCTGCCAGCGCCGCACTGGCGCGACCGAAGCCTGGCGGATCATGCGCCGCCCGGCTGGCGAGATAGGCCAGCAGCCGCGCCTTGCCGGTCTCGCCCGGCATAATATCTGACGCGGCTGACCGGCTGGGGGAGGGCGCGTTCGCCTGCCATAAAAAGGCAGCGGCTTCTTCCAGCGTGGCGTCTGCCGCGAGGCGCACGGCATCCTTGCCGCGATAGATCAGCTTGCCGTCGCGCACCGTGGTGATCGCGGTTTCCATCACCGGGTCGCCCCAGGAAATGGCGGCGCTGGCGATGGCCTGCCGGCCGCGTCCGCTGCGGCGGCGTTTGACCAGACCTGCAATATCTGCAGCGGAATAGACACTCGAGCGCGGGTCATGTTCGTCCGGCCGGGAGGCGATCATCCCCCGGCTGACATAGGCGTAGAGCGTCTGCGGCTTCACGCCCAGCGCTTCGAGTGCGTCGTCTCGTCCAATCCAGCTCATATATTGATTATATTGATCAAGATTGACGAGCGCTAGTCCCGGCGCGACATGAAGCCCAGATTTGTTGCCCAAATTTATTGAAGGAGATCGCTCATGGATTCCGGATTGGAAAATGTCGTTGCAGCCGAAACCGTGCTGTCGGATGTGGATGGCCAGAATGGCCGCCTGGTCATTCGCGGCTGGCCGGTACAGCTGCTTGCCGCCTCGATGGCCTATGAAGATGCTGCGCAGCTGTTGTGGCAGGGTTTCTTTGAAGACCTGCCGGATCCTCAGGCGTTGGGCGCCCGCCTCGGTGCGGCGCGGGCGGAGGCGTTCGATCTGGTTGCAAAGATCCCGGACGGGCTCGATATCATCCGGTTCCTGCGCACCGGCTGGTCGCTGCTCGAAGACGATGAAGGCCTGGACTCCGCGATCCGTCTGGCGGCTGCCGGGCCGGTCTTCACCGCGGCAGCTGTGCGCCGGGAACGCGGACAGGCCCCGATTGCGCCGGATGCGGATCTCTCCCAGTCAGCAGACTTCCTGAAAATGATCACTGGCAAAGTACCGGGGGAGGCGGAGGCCCGCGCGCTGGATGCCTATCTCGTCACCGTCTGCGATCATGGCCTCAACGCTTCTACCTTCGCCGCACGCGTCATCGCCTCGACCCGGGCGGGGCTTGTCTCTGCGGCGCTGGGTGGCATCTCGGCTCTGAAAGGTCCGCTGCATGGCGGCGCGCCGGGGCCGGTGCTCGATATGCTGGATGAGATCGGCATTCCAGAAAACGCCGAAAGCTGGATCGATGCGGCGCTTTCCCGGGGCGAGCGCCTGATGGGCTTCGGTCACCGGGTCTACCGCGTGCGCGACCCGCGCGCCGATGCGCTGAAGGCGGCGGTTGCGCGTCTGCCGGGTACGTCGGGCCGGATTGCCTTTGCCGACCATATCGAAAAGACCGTCCTCGGACGGCTGGCAAAGAAATATCCGAACCGGACGCTGGAGACGAATGTGGAGTTTTCCACCGCGCTCCTGTTGGAAGCGCTCGCCATTCCGCGCGAAGCCTTCACCGCCACCTTCGCCTGCGGCCGCATCCTCGGCTGGACGGCGCATGCCCGGGAACAGATCGCCGAAGGCCGCCTCGTGCGCCCCCGCTCGGTCTATACCGGCCCGGTGCCCGAAATGGCCTGACTGACCCGGGTGGGGGAGAGGTCGTCCTCTTTCCCACACCCGCCACGTGTCATCCCGGAATTTGCGCAGCAAATATCCGGGACCTTCTTGCTGGCGTGCGAATTACAGGAACAAGGTCCCGGATAAACGCTTCGCGTTTTCCGGGATGACAGGTTGGTGTGTGTGTCTGAATTCGTCTGATAGCGCCGGGCCTCATCCTTCCGGGCATGCATCCTGACCTCCAACGCTACTTTACCCATGTCTGGCCGCTGTTCTGGCCCTGGCTGGTGTGGAACCTGCTGCGTGTCGCCCGCTGGCACACGCGGACGGGCCGGGAGGCTTTGATGGCGGTGGACCATTTTGGAAACATCCGGCTCGTTTTCGTGGCCGATGCCCCACCGCCCGATGATCTCTATACATATGAAACGCCGCGCATTCCGCGCTGGGAACATCCTGCCCTTGGCAGCGATGTGCCTGTGTGCGTGCGCGCGTCGTCCGCGCTAGTCCGTCATGATCCGGTTAAGTCCGGTATAGTCATCTATAGTCATGACATAGTCCGGTATGATCATGGGTTGCACGTGCGGGGTCCGCCTTAGCCGGGCCTTTCGTGCGCCGCCATCATGCTTCGACTTCGCTCAGCATGAGTCCGGTAGTTGTTGCGCCTGAGAGCGGTGCTCATCCTGAGCGAAGTCGAAGGATGGACGGCAAGACACCAGCTCCCCCCACCGGATGGCACCTGCCAGTCCGGCCGTACGTGCTGCGTGAAACCTTGCGGCCGGGCCGGGGAGGGCGCAGAGTCGCAGGAAACGGGAGGAAAACATGACCTATGAAACGGTCTACACGATCATCAATCTCAGCGTGTTGCCAGCCTGGCTGCTGCTCGCGCTGGCACCAGGCGCCAGAGCGACGCGCCTGATTGTGCATTCAGGCGTCTATCCGCTGGTCCTCGGCATCTTCTATATCGTCACCCTGTCCATGACCCTGTTCTTCGGCATGGGCGCTGACGGGGGCAGTTTCAGCAGTGCCGCCGGGGTCTCGCAGCTGTTTTCGCACCCGCTTGGCATTCTTGTCGGCTGGTCGCACTATCTCGTCTTCGACCTGTTCGTCGGGGCGTGGGAATCGCGCGATGCCCGGCGCCGGGGCGTACCGCACTGGATGGTCCTGCCCAGCCTGTTTTTCACCCTGATGTTCGGACCGGTCGGCCTGTTGCTCTACCTGGTCCTGCGGGCCATCAGCGGCAAAGGGCGCTGGGGCCTTACCGAAGTCTAGGCCTCGTCGTCCGTACTGGCCTGGCGGAACAGGTCCAGCTGGCGCGGGTCGACATAGCGCCGGCGCGACGGCTTGGTGCGGCCGCGGCGGAAGTAGAGATCGTCGGTATGGTCAGCTGGTTCGGCGGCGGGGGCTTTGGCCTTCGGGGCCGGCCTGGCGGGCTTTTCCACTGCCTCGCCCGGCGCGACCAGCTTCCACCAGGTGACCGCGACCACGGGCCGGCCCTTGTCGTCCTCATAGCGTTGCAGGTGGCCATGGGCCAGCGCATCGGAGGGCGCGAACATCGCGTCTGCGGCTTCGGCGGAAACGGTCAGCCAGTCGGTCGACAGCTCGGCGACTTTAAGGTCGCCATCCAGCGTTTTCGCAAGCGCTTCGGCTTCGACCAGCGTGCGCGCGGCCGGGGCCACCTTGGACAAGGCGGCGTCGAGGGTCTTCCCGAGGGGATATGCTTGGCTCATAGGCCGCTGGAAGTAAGCGCTGCTTCGCTCGCCGTCCAGCCTGCATCCGCCGCTGCAGAAAGCCGCATCGCAGCGAGGCGGGCCAGCCGGAGGGTCACCGCCTTGCGCCGGGCAGGGGAGAGCTTCTCCGTCGGAGCCTCCCGGATGACCGCCGCGCCAAAGGCATCGGCGACGATCAGGCCGGCTTTTTCAGGGATCAGATCCTGCGGAAAGTCATGATCGACGGCGAACCAGAACCGGTCACAGAAGGGAATATATTCCGGCCATTTGGAGTCCGACCGGAAATCCGGCACGCCGGATTTGATCTCCACCATCCAGATTTCGCCGCCGGGGCCGATGGCGGCGATGTCTGCCCGGCGATTGTTGGCGAGGGTCATTTCCTGAATGCCGCAAAGCCCCAGATTCGCCAGTAGGCGCAGCGTGCCGCGCGCAATCGCGGCCGCGCGGGCAAGGTCTTCGGTCTGATCGGTGGGCTCAGCCATGAATCGGGTGTTCCGGTATTGTTCCTGCCAACCTAGTCCCGCCCCGGCGGCGCGGTCAAGCGGGTGGGGCTCAGGCTGCATTCAGGCTGGCGGCGGGGGCGGGGAAGGCGGCAGGATTTGCAGGTTCAGCCCGTGGCTCACCTCCATATGCCGGTCCTTCACATAGCCGCGGGTCAGCACCAGTGTGCCCTCGGGCAGCTGGCAATAAGCGGCGGCAGCGTTGGCGATGTCCAGCTGCAGCGGGCTGCCGCGAAGGCTCAGCGCGCAACTCGTGCCATATTCTTCGACGCCCGCCATGCCGGCGATCGTGCCGCGCACCAGCTGGAACCGGTCGAAGTCTTCCGGCAGCGCGGCCGCATTGGCCACGCGGTAAGCCTGTTTCGCCCAGAGGCCGCGCCGGTCTTCCCGGGCTCCGGCTTCCAGCGCCGGGAAGGACTCGCTGCCGCCGGCTGTGTCCGGATAGATGCGCATCCGCGCGCCGCCGCGGCGGAGCATTTCGGCATTCAGCCACAAATCCGGCCCCAGCGCGTCGGTGGTGCGGACCTGGGCAAGGGCGCGGTCGTACCGGTCGCGGGTCAGCCCGGCATAGAAAAGCTGAACCTCCCGGCCAAGCGCCATGTCTTCCAGCATGCGCCGGGCCTCTTGCTGGAAAGGCTCACCCGCCCGCTCTTTATATGGCCGGGCAGGGGCCTCAATCCCGGTGAGGCGCACGCTCTGGCCGGTGTCCAGCACGAGTGCGTCGCCATCAATGATGCGCACCACGCGGCCACGTTCCCCCGGCTGCAGCGCATCCAGGGGATGCGGCTGTCCGCAGGCGGCCAGCAGACCCAGCCAGACGAGCCAGACGCGGAGGAGAAGAAACCGTTGCATGCCCGAAACGTTCTAGCATGCCCGGCGACTGCCGCCAGCCATCAAACCGGGTTCAACCCTCCGGCCAATTGCCCTATAGATCGCTCCCGACGGTCCCGTAGCTCAGCAGGATAGAGCAACAGATTCCTAATCTGTAGGTCGCGCGTTCGAATCGCGCCGGGATCGCCACTCAGCTCTAATGTAAACGAATAGGGCCTGGGCTTTCGATCCCGGGTACGCAATCCTTGGCCCGTCTGATCAGTCCGGCACGTTCACCGTCAGGGATTTGCCTTCCCAATCGGACAGGGAAACGCCCGATATGCGCTGTGTTTCCCGGCCAGATGGCGTGAAATATGTGACTTCCACATCCACCTTCGTCTGATCCGGCAGGCCGAAGTGAACCGGCATTGCGCTTTGGGAATTATACCCGCCACCCGTCGTCACCATGCGCGTACCGACCAGCTGGCCCGACGTGTCATAGACGCGGACTTCGGCGCCAGGCTTGGTGAAGAGGCCATCTTCACTCAGCACCGACACGGCAAGCGATTGCAAACGGTGCGGCGTGGCCATGTCATTGCGGAAGACGAAGTGTCCGCCTTCCGGGCCATACCCATCGGTTACCGACAGGTCGAGATCGCCATCCATGTCATAGTCCGCCCAGACGACGCTGTGATCGGCAGCATTCAACGTCGACTCCCGTGTCAGGATGTTTTTGAACGTCCCGTTGCCGTCGTTGACGTAGAGCATGTTGACGGGCGTCTGCTGGCCGAAGGGGCCTTCATAGCCGACGACGAAGAGGTCGAGATCGCCATCATTGTCAAAGTCGCCCCAGTCCGCGCCGACCACATGGTTAGGCTCGGTGATGCCGGCATCGTCGGAGACATCGCTGAAGGTTCCGTCGCCATTGTTTTTGTAGAGACGGTTCGGTCCATAGGCCGCCATGAAGATGTCCAGGTTGCCGTCATTGTCATAGTCGCCGATTGCGCAGCCGACACCGCCTTCCTTTTTTGTGCGTCCGGGGCTGTCGATGCCGAGTTTCGGGGCGACATCGGTGAACTGGTCACCTTTATTTTGCCAGAGGGCGTCCGTCGCGCCAGACTGGTTCGCCAGGAACAGGTCCAGTTTGCCGTCCTTGTTGTAGTCAAACCAGCACGCGCCCACGGTCGCGCGGGCATCCGTTGGACCCGCATCTGGGAAGGCCTGAGTGAACATTCCACCCTCGTTCCGGAACAGCTTGTTCTCGGCGATGCGGTCGGTGGCATAAAGGTCCAGATCTCCGTCATTATCGGTGTCGATCCAGTTGTTTTGCCGTGACGACCGTCCGGGAACGGTCAGTCCCGTCTCTTCCGCGACATCGACAAAGGCTTTGCCATCGACATTGTGGTAGAGACGTGAAGGCTGGGCCGGCATCGTCGCCCCCGCAAAAAGGTCGACAAAGCCATCCCCGTCAAAGTCGCCGAAGGAGAGGCCGCGATACTCCTGATAGTCCGGCTTCTTATAGTCTTCCGCGCTGGGGGGAGGGGCATCCGGATCGGCCTGCGGCAACCCGTACGCCTCGCTGGCCAGCGTAAACGTGCCAGCGTCCTGAAGGTATAGCTGGATCGCTCCGCCCTTCAGGGAGACCGCATAGTCGAGATCGCCATCCTTATCGACATCGGCCCAGGCGTTGGCGAGAGAGCCCGGAATGCCGAACAGATCGCTCTGAACCGCAACGAACTCCGGCACAGGCCGTTCGACAGGCCCGGGCACCGATGCAGCCACCGGAACCATCGAAGATGGTTGCGGGGCTGCTTCTTCGGCATCGAGCGTCGCAGTCGTGCATCCGGCAAGGATCAGCGCTGTGCTGACAAGCAGTGCGTTTTTCATATGTCTTCTCGATCTGCCAGGGGTCAATTCGGGTTGATGGGCGTGCGCCGTTCGAGATGGTCCTCGATCTGGCTGCGTTGCAGCCAGAGTTCGCGGAACTCCTTGTCCGACAGCAGTTTCAGTTGGTCGCTGTAGTGCGTCGTGCCAGGCTGGCGGGAGTTGCCGTAACTCATGCGGCCATAAGCTTTGATCGGCGTTGAGAACTCGACCATTGCCACCCAGGTTTCACCATGCAGCGGTGTGCGGACACCGTCTTCATTTGGTTCCGACCAGGTGATGACATCGAACGAGCCAAGGTTCCCGTAGCCGCTATGCCCCGGGACATTCACGTCTTCCAGAATGAAGCGGGAGACTTCGCCATAGACCGGATCGATGACGCCAAACTTTTCCTTGGTCGAGACGATCGCCTTGCGGAGCAGCTCGACGGCCGCGTCCGGATCTTTCAGGCCGGAAGGCGTGGAAATCGGGTTCTCTGCACTCCACGGAATTGCGAAGCCGTCCTGACCGGTCATACGCGGCCCGGCGAACAGTTTTGCCCATTCTTCGAACAGGACACCGGCCCGGTTGTCGGAAGAGAAGGTCCTGTCCCAATTGGTCAGGACTTCGACCGCCTTCTGCATGTCCGGATCGTCGTCACTGGAGGCAGCTGCCAGCAGGTCCGGAAGGACACGGTCTGCCATCAGCGCCTGCGCCGACAGTTTCAGATCGATGAATTCATCGAAGGTGATGTCGTCTGAGCCGGTCATCATCTTCAGGGAATTCTGCGCCCGCATCGACAAGGGGGTGCGGGGGGCGAAATAGGCCGGAT is a window from the uncultured Hyphomonas sp. genome containing:
- a CDS encoding twin transmembrane helix small protein yields the protein MQLFVTILLYGTLAALLVVLGLGIANLARTDENQPSRSNKLMRLRVFIQAIAIALLVLIGFMAGAIHF
- a CDS encoding MmcB family DNA repair protein, whose protein sequence is MAEPTDQTEDLARAAAIARGTLRLLANLGLCGIQEMTLANNRRADIAAIGPGGEIWMVEIKSGVPDFRSDSKWPEYIPFCDRFWFAVDHDFPQDLIPEKAGLIVADAFGAAVIREAPTEKLSPARRKAVTLRLARLAAMRLSAAADAGWTASEAALTSSGL
- a CDS encoding ABA4-like family protein, encoding MTYETVYTIINLSVLPAWLLLALAPGARATRLIVHSGVYPLVLGIFYIVTLSMTLFFGMGADGGSFSSAAGVSQLFSHPLGILVGWSHYLVFDLFVGAWESRDARRRGVPHWMVLPSLFFTLMFGPVGLLLYLVLRAISGKGRWGLTEV
- a CDS encoding thermonuclease family protein produces the protein MQRFLLLRVWLVWLGLLAACGQPHPLDALQPGERGRVVRIIDGDALVLDTGQSVRLTGIEAPARPYKERAGEPFQQEARRMLEDMALGREVQLFYAGLTRDRYDRALAQVRTTDALGPDLWLNAEMLRRGGARMRIYPDTAGGSESFPALEAGAREDRRGLWAKQAYRVANAAALPEDFDRFQLVRGTIAGMAGVEEYGTSCALSLRGSPLQLDIANAAAAYCQLPEGTLVLTRGYVKDRHMEVSHGLNLQILPPSPPPPPA
- a CDS encoding CRTAC1 family protein, whose protein sequence is MKNALLVSTALILAGCTTATLDAEEAAPQPSSMVPVAASVPGPVERPVPEFVAVQSDLFGIPGSLANAWADVDKDGDLDYAVSLKGGAIQLYLQDAGTFTLASEAYGLPQADPDAPPPSAEDYKKPDYQEYRGLSFGDFDGDGFVDLFAGATMPAQPSRLYHNVDGKAFVDVAEETGLTVPGRSSRQNNWIDTDNDGDLDLYATDRIAENKLFRNEGGMFTQAFPDAGPTDARATVGACWFDYNKDGKLDLFLANQSGATDALWQNKGDQFTDVAPKLGIDSPGRTKKEGGVGCAIGDYDNDGNLDIFMAAYGPNRLYKNNGDGTFSDVSDDAGITEPNHVVGADWGDFDNDGDLDLFVVGYEGPFGQQTPVNMLYVNDGNGTFKNILTRESTLNAADHSVVWADYDMDGDLDLSVTDGYGPEGGHFVFRNDMATPHRLQSLAVSVLSEDGLFTKPGAEVRVYDTSGQLVGTRMVTTGGGYNSQSAMPVHFGLPDQTKVDVEVTYFTPSGRETQRISGVSLSDWEGKSLTVNVPD
- a CDS encoding DUF4164 family protein, which codes for MSDIDRESRRLDAAIRRLEGAVDGLLARAGDPDVVAAEMAALVSDRERLAEELDASLARETELQGLADEASAALGAAIEEVRAALGKES
- a CDS encoding cell division protein ZapA, which codes for MAKADIILRGRNYSIACAPGQEARIVALSQQLDARVKHIASAVGDIGEDRLLLITALALLDELDSARRTDGASPAAEQKAADAMAAVSDRIEALAARLESGG
- a CDS encoding citrate synthase, whose amino-acid sequence is MSWIGRDDALEALGVKPQTLYAYVSRGMIASRPDEHDPRSSVYSAADIAGLVKRRRSGRGRQAIASAAISWGDPVMETAITTVRDGKLIYRGKDAVRLAADATLEEAAAFLWQANAPSPSRSAASDIMPGETGKARLLAYLASRAAHDPPGFGRASAALAEDGAQLLAGGCSAVTGSGGRGFYHQRLGRHWGLSPGGTDLLRRALVLVADHELNPSTFAARVAASTGAPLAASALAGCATLTGPLHGEASARALAYLKRAMEDGPKAALAGLAARGEHIPAVGHALYPAGDPRAAALIRWMKPAPPLKRAIKAAEAASGEAANVDMALAALSVHLSLPEDAPFLIFASGRMAGWIAHAIEQQASGRLIRPRANYTGR
- a CDS encoding citrate synthase/methylcitrate synthase, which produces MDSGLENVVAAETVLSDVDGQNGRLVIRGWPVQLLAASMAYEDAAQLLWQGFFEDLPDPQALGARLGAARAEAFDLVAKIPDGLDIIRFLRTGWSLLEDDEGLDSAIRLAAAGPVFTAAAVRRERGQAPIAPDADLSQSADFLKMITGKVPGEAEARALDAYLVTVCDHGLNASTFAARVIASTRAGLVSAALGGISALKGPLHGGAPGPVLDMLDEIGIPENAESWIDAALSRGERLMGFGHRVYRVRDPRADALKAAVARLPGTSGRIAFADHIEKTVLGRLAKKYPNRTLETNVEFSTALLLEALAIPREAFTATFACGRILGWTAHAREQIAEGRLVRPRSVYTGPVPEMA
- the tkt gene encoding transketolase yields the protein MREISRMAVTNRDMANAVRALSMDAVEAAKSGHVGLPLGMADAATVLFRKFLKFDPADPNWADRDRFVLSAGHGSMLIYSLLHLTGYKSVSRDDIRNFRQLGAKTPGHPENFVTPGVETTTGPLGQGIATAVGMAMAERHLNARFGDDLVDHHTYVIAGDGCLMEGISQEAITLAGHLKLNKLIVLFDDNSVTIDGGTDMSDNTDQCARFEASGWITKKVDGHDEKSVEAALTWAKKQKKPVMLAVKTIIGYGAPKIAGTGKAHGGPYGAEEIAGIRENIGWKYPPFEVPAAIEKAWAKAGERSKKAHEAWNKRLAGSEHKGEFNAAMAGRLPKNIAKAIIKHKKAVVAGGEKKATRQWSGAALEVLTHLVPEMIGGSADLTGSNNTKTSHTEPMTPKNWGGRYVHYGVREHGMAAAMNGMALHGGILPYSGTFLVFADYSRGAIRLGALMGTRVVHVMTHDSIGLGEDGPTHQPVEHVASLRAMPNMLVFRPADGVETAECWELAIANETGPSTMALTRQGLAPARTTHTDDNLSAKGAYVLSDCKGKAQATILATGSEVEIALAAQEMLAEDGIAARVVSCPCLELFEQQHGNYRKSVLGSAPRVAVEAGVRFGWDRWIGEDGGFVGMNSFGASAPYTDLYKKFGITAQAVVAEVKKRIA